From the Glandiceps talaboti chromosome 10, keGlaTala1.1, whole genome shotgun sequence genome, one window contains:
- the LOC144440889 gene encoding medium-chain specific acyl-CoA dehydrogenase, mitochondrial-like codes for MMAVRSVIGAVRLASVKRLTSVCGLRLKSTHAGESDQVQSGLSFELNSEQKQIQDLLRKFTRDEIIPKAAELDRSGKYPWEIYKKLWELGLLNPTIPEKYGGPGLGMLDSCIAIEEIAYGCAGVAASANSLAQIPVMFTGNEEQKKKYLGRLMEEPLMCAYCVTEPEAGSNVNGVQLRAERKGDVYVLNGQKMWITNGGVANWYFVLARTHPDPKAKASEAFTGFIVDRDTPGLQPGRKEWNMGQRCSDNRGIIFEDVVVPKENVLIGEGAGFKIAMLAFDKTRPPTAAQAVGLAQRALDEATKYALERKTMGKPIAQHQAVAFMLAEMAMGIEASRLLTYKSALQTDQGEQNTYLASIAKEMASVVANKAASDAVQIFGGNGYNSEYPVEKLMRDAKVYQIYEGTSQIQRIIISRELINMVKSGQY; via the exons ATGATGGCCGTCCGAAGTGTAATTGGTGCGGTGAGACTAGCG AGTGTGAAAAGGTTAACATCAGTTTGTGGATTGCGTCTGAAGTCAACACATGCAGGAGAAAGTGACCAAGTACAATCTGGTCTGTCATTTG AACTAAACTCAGAACAGAAACAGATTCAAGATCTTCTGCGTAAATTCACAAGAGATGAAATTATCCCAAAAGCAGCAGAGTTGGATAGGAGTGGAAAG TATCCATGGGAAATATACAAGAAGCTCTGGGAGCTTGGACTGTTAAATCCAACTATACCAGAGAAATATG GTGGTCCTGGTTTAGGAATGTTAGATAGTTGTATAGCTATTGAAGAGATTGCCTATGGCTGTGCTGGAGTGGCAGCTTCCGCTAACTCACTTGCA CAAATTCCTGTTATGTTCACTGGCAATGAAGAACAGAAGAAGAAATACCTAGGAAGACTAATGGAAGAACCTTTAATGTGT GCCTATTGTGTGACAGAACCTGAGGCTGGGTCAAATGTCAATGGTGTCCAACTCAGAGCAGAAAGAAAGGGCGATGTATATGTGTTAAATGGACAGAAAATGTGGATTACAAATGGTGGTGTGGCTAATTGGTATTTTGTGTTGGCCAGAACTCATCCAGATCCCAAGGCTAAGGCCAGTGAAGCATTTACTGGGTTTATTGTTGATAGAGATACTCCAGGACTTCAGCCGGGTAGGAAG GAATGGAACATGGGTCAGCGTTGCAGTGACAACCGTGGTATAATATTTGAAGATGTGGTTGTTCCTAAAGAGAATGTACTGATTGGTGAAGGAGCTGGATTTAAGATTGCTATGTTAGCCTTTGATAAAACTCGTCCACCA ACGGCAGCACAAGCTGTAGGTCTAGCACAAAGAGCTTTGGATGAAGCTACTAAGTATGCCTTGGAGAGGAAGACCATGGGGAAACCCATTGCACAG CATCAAGCTGTGGCATTCATGTTGGCTGAAATGGCAATGGGTATTGAGGCTTCAAGACTTCTAACTTACAAGTCAGCCTTACAAACTGATCAAGGAGAACAGAACACTTATTTGGCTTCCATTGCAAAGGAAATGGCATCTGTGGTAGCCAATAAAGCAGCTAGTGATGCTGTACAGATATTTGGTGGCAATGGATACAATAGTGAATATCCTGTAGAAAAACTAATGAGAGATGCAAAAGTATACCAG